The following coding sequences are from one Acidobacteriota bacterium window:
- a CDS encoding HNH endonuclease, protein MNPHYPLVAERAAHRCEYCRAPEDIFNYAFEVEHIHPKGHAGSDDEANLALACRACNLFKGDYLTGFDEASQQAIRLFHPRQDRWEEHFTVEVESRKILGLTEIGRATVQRLRMNQAFSLAARAHWMRFGLFP, encoded by the coding sequence ATGAATCCGCACTACCCTTTGGTGGCAGAACGCGCGGCGCATCGTTGTGAGTATTGCCGCGCGCCCGAAGATATTTTCAACTACGCCTTTGAAGTCGAGCACATTCACCCAAAAGGCCATGCCGGGAGTGATGACGAAGCGAATCTGGCACTGGCTTGCCGCGCTTGCAATCTTTTCAAAGGCGATTACCTCACGGGCTTTGATGAAGCCTCACAGCAGGCAATCCGGCTTTTTCATCCGCGGCAAGATCGGTGGGAAGAACATTTTACCGTCGAGGTAGAAAGCCGAAAGATTTTAGGCTTGACTGAAATTGGGCGCGCTACGGTGCAGCGGTTGCGCATGAATCAGGCATTTTCGTTGGCGGCGAGGGCGCATTGGATGCGGTTTGGCCTTTTCCCGTAA
- the hydA gene encoding dihydropyrimidinase: MRTLIQNGHIVTAVDSYIADILIEGATIAMIGKDLSAIVGTVDKTIDATGKLVIPGGIDPHTHMDLPFGGTSSSDDFETGTRAAAFGGTTTIIDFAVQQHGQALNEALDVWFAKAQGKATTDYGFHMICTDLPDERLPEMKGLIDQGVTSFKLFMAYPGVFLVDDGTIFKAMTKAGEHGGLICMHAENGVIIDVLVKRALASGRTAPKYHALTRPTKAEAEGVHRAIAIAEMAEAPVYIVHLSCYDALKEVQNARDLGLPAYAETCPQYLFLDYSYYEQEGFEGAKYVMTPPLRGKENQELLWRGLRSNDLQVISTDHCPFCMKEQKELGIDDFSKIPNGGPGVEHRMSLIYNGGVAQGRISLNRFVELTSTAAAKIFGLFPRKGTIAVGSEADIVIFDPNRAQTISAATHHMRVDYSAYEGWTIKGVTEVVLSRGNVIVENGEWKGQAGAGQFLKRGETGAH, encoded by the coding sequence ATGCGCACCCTCATCCAAAACGGCCACATCGTCACCGCCGTTGATTCCTACATCGCCGACATCCTGATCGAAGGCGCAACCATCGCCATGATCGGCAAAGACCTTTCCGCCATCGTCGGCACCGTAGACAAAACGATTGATGCCACCGGCAAACTGGTCATCCCCGGCGGCATTGATCCGCACACACACATGGATTTGCCTTTCGGCGGCACGTCTTCGTCCGATGATTTCGAAACCGGCACGCGCGCAGCGGCCTTTGGCGGCACGACGACGATCATTGATTTCGCCGTCCAGCAGCACGGGCAGGCGCTCAACGAAGCCCTTGATGTCTGGTTCGCCAAAGCGCAAGGCAAGGCGACGACCGATTACGGCTTCCACATGATTTGCACCGATCTGCCTGACGAGCGCTTGCCAGAAATGAAAGGTTTGATTGATCAGGGCGTGACGAGCTTCAAGCTGTTCATGGCCTACCCCGGCGTGTTTCTGGTGGATGACGGGACGATCTTCAAAGCGATGACCAAGGCGGGCGAGCACGGCGGCTTGATCTGCATGCACGCTGAAAACGGCGTCATCATTGACGTGCTGGTCAAACGCGCGCTGGCCTCGGGGCGCACCGCGCCGAAATACCACGCGCTGACGCGGCCCACTAAGGCCGAAGCCGAAGGCGTGCACCGCGCCATCGCCATCGCCGAAATGGCCGAAGCGCCCGTTTACATCGTGCATCTGAGTTGTTACGACGCGCTCAAAGAAGTCCAAAATGCCCGCGACCTTGGCTTGCCGGCCTACGCCGAAACCTGCCCGCAATATCTGTTCTTGGATTACAGCTACTACGAACAGGAAGGGTTTGAAGGCGCCAAGTACGTGATGACGCCGCCGTTGCGCGGCAAAGAGAATCAGGAACTGCTCTGGCGCGGCTTGCGCAGCAACGATCTGCAAGTCATCTCGACCGACCATTGCCCGTTCTGTATGAAAGAGCAAAAGGAGCTGGGCATTGACGATTTCAGCAAGATTCCCAACGGCGGCCCCGGCGTCGAACACCGCATGAGCCTGATTTACAACGGTGGCGTGGCGCAGGGCCGCATCAGCCTCAATCGTTTTGTCGAACTGACTTCGACGGCAGCGGCCAAAATCTTCGGCCTCTTCCCGCGCAAAGGCACCATCGCCGTCGGCTCCGAAGCCGACATCGTCATCTTCGATCCCAACCGCGCACAGACGATCAGCGCCGCGACGCATCACATGCGCGTGGATTACAGCGCGTATGAAGGCTGGACGATCAAGGGCGTGACCGAAGTCGTGCTGTCGCGTGGCAACGTGATTGTCGAAAATGGGGAATGGAAAGGGCAGGCGGGCGCGGGGCAGTTTTTGAAGCGTGGTGAGACGGGAGCGCACTGA
- a CDS encoding PIN domain-containing protein — translation MTQVLFDTNVLLDALLKRAPWDAEAAGCWQACDEGRIMGCLTASTLTDIFYIARKHKGLTSAFDAIRVCLDTFAICQVDRRALEQALDLPGVDFEDNLQIACATLADLDAIVTRDKDGFRNSIIPAFTPAELITQLNTNQE, via the coding sequence ATGACGCAAGTGCTCTTTGACACCAACGTGCTGCTCGACGCTTTGCTGAAACGCGCGCCTTGGGATGCCGAAGCTGCTGGTTGTTGGCAGGCTTGCGATGAGGGAAGAATTATGGGCTGCTTGACGGCCTCGACGCTCACCGACATTTTCTACATCGCGCGCAAGCATAAAGGGCTGACTAGCGCCTTCGACGCAATTCGTGTCTGCCTTGATACGTTTGCGATTTGCCAAGTTGATCGGCGGGCATTGGAGCAGGCGCTGGATTTGCCCGGCGTTGACTTCGAAGACAATTTGCAAATCGCTTGTGCCACGCTTGCCGATCTGGACGCGATCGTCACACGCGACAAAGACGGCTTTCGGAATTCCATAATTCCCGCATTCACACCCGCTGAACTGATAACTCAACTCAATACTAATCAGGAGTGA
- a CDS encoding aspartate aminotransferase family protein, whose translation MSTSENRTVQQHKDYLFPAVTMYYQEPLALDHGAGMHVWDDQGNKYLDCFGGVLTTSVGHVNPHVTAAIIDQVQKITHTSTLYANAPQSQLAAKLAELAPGKLQKSFFTNSGTEADETATQAAKLYTGRQEIITLRHGYSGRSAAAQSAGGHKSWKVLPTQVPGYYHAPAPYCYRCPFKLTYPECDLACAKDMKELIETATSGNIAAFMAEPILGVGGYITPPKEYFKEAVAIIRQYGGVFIADEVQTGWGRTGDKWFGIEHWDVEPEIITSAKGMANGSPIGWTITTPEVAAATPTLTFSTFGGNPVTSRAALATIEVIEQENLAHNAKVVGDHLRERLMGLMEKYDVIGDVRGMGLMQALEFVKDRKTKEPNPQAVVKVFEETKKRGVLIGKGGLYGNCIRLGPPLIMTKDNADELATALDEALATV comes from the coding sequence ATGAGTACCAGCGAAAATCGCACCGTTCAGCAACACAAAGATTACCTGTTTCCCGCCGTCACGATGTATTACCAGGAACCGCTCGCGCTCGATCACGGCGCAGGCATGCACGTCTGGGATGATCAGGGCAACAAATACCTCGATTGTTTCGGCGGCGTGCTGACCACCAGCGTCGGTCACGTGAATCCCCACGTCACCGCCGCCATCATTGATCAGGTGCAAAAGATCACGCACACCTCGACGCTTTACGCCAACGCGCCACAATCCCAACTCGCCGCCAAACTGGCCGAGCTTGCGCCCGGCAAATTGCAAAAATCCTTCTTCACCAACAGCGGCACCGAAGCCGATGAAACCGCGACGCAAGCGGCCAAGCTTTACACCGGGCGGCAAGAGATCATCACCTTGCGCCACGGTTACAGCGGACGCAGCGCCGCCGCGCAATCCGCTGGTGGGCACAAAAGCTGGAAGGTCTTGCCGACCCAGGTGCCCGGCTATTACCACGCGCCCGCGCCGTATTGTTACCGCTGTCCGTTCAAGCTGACTTATCCCGAATGCGATCTGGCTTGCGCCAAAGACATGAAAGAACTGATCGAGACGGCGACCTCAGGCAACATCGCGGCGTTTATGGCCGAGCCGATTTTGGGCGTCGGCGGTTACATCACGCCGCCCAAAGAGTATTTCAAAGAAGCCGTCGCCATCATCCGCCAATACGGCGGCGTCTTCATCGCCGACGAAGTCCAAACCGGCTGGGGCCGCACGGGCGACAAATGGTTCGGTATCGAGCACTGGGACGTTGAACCAGAAATCATCACCTCGGCCAAAGGCATGGCCAACGGCTCGCCCATCGGCTGGACGATTACGACGCCGGAAGTGGCCGCCGCCACGCCGACGCTGACGTTCTCGACCTTTGGCGGCAACCCGGTGACCTCGCGCGCGGCGCTGGCGACGATTGAAGTGATCGAACAGGAAAACCTGGCGCACAACGCCAAAGTCGTCGGCGATCATTTGCGCGAACGGCTGATGGGCTTGATGGAGAAATACGACGTGATCGGCGATGTGCGCGGCATGGGCCTGATGCAGGCGCTCGAATTCGTCAAAGACCGCAAGACCAAAGAACCAAATCCGCAGGCCGTCGTGAAGGTGTTTGAGGAAACCAAAAAGCGCGGCGTGCTGATCGGCAAGGGCGGGCTGTATGGCAACTGCATCCGCCTCGGGCCGCCGCTGATTATGACGAAAGATAATGCGGATGAATTGGCGACGGCGTTGGATGAAGCACTGGCTACCGTGTAA